The genomic DNA GGGCCGTTTTTTTTTGCCTTTTAAATGACTTTCGACGGTTCTCGGCTGCGTTGCGCGGTCGGTGGTTTGGAGTCGGCCCAGTTTTCCGGCAAGTTGATGTAGTCCACCAACTCCCTCAAACGCCCGTGATTCCTGGCGTTGAAAGCAAAGGCCAACCGCGTCAGGTGGCTGAACTGCGCTTCATCGTGTTCTTCGCCAGCGTAGGCGTGTTGATGGAACTGGTCGCTCAGGCAAAGATCGGCAAAGGCTTCCTGCATATGCTCCAGCGCCTGGTCGCTGAGCTTGTGATTCATGCGGATCACGAATTGGCGCTTGAGCCAGCGGCTGGAGTGGAAGTTGCTGTAGAACTGGTTGATCTGTTCCACCGCTTCCTCGACGGTGTAGAACAGCCGCATCAGCTTCGTGTCGGTTGGCAAAATGTAGTGGTTGTCTGCCAATTGCTGGTGGATGAAATCCATCGCCCCCTGCCAGAACGTGCCGCCTGGCGCGTCGAGCAATACCACCGGCACCAATGGGCTTTTGCCGGTCTGGATCAGCGTCAGCACTTCCAGCGCTTCGTCCAGCGTGCCGAAACCGCCCGGGCACAACACCAAGGCATCGGCTTCCTTGACGAAGAACAACTTGCGGGTGAAGAAAAAGTGGAAAGGCAACAGATTGCCGGTGCCGCCCACGGTGGGATTGGCATGTTGCTCGAAGGGCAGGGTGATATTGAATCCCAGGCTGTGATCCCGGCCAGCACCTTCATGTGCGGCGGCCATGATGCCGCCACCGGCACCGGTGATGACCATCATGTCGGAACGTGTCAGTGCCGCGCCGAGTTCGCGAGCCATCGCATACAGTGGATGTTCGACTGGCGTGCGCGCCGAGCCGAACACGGTGACTTTGCGTCGCCCCTTGAATTGCTCCAGCACCCGAAACGCCTGTTCCAGTTCGCGCAGGGCTTGCAGGGTTATCTTGGCGTTCCAGCGGTTGTGATCTTCTTGGGCCATGCGCAGCACGGTCAGGATCATGTCGCGGTAGATGGGGAGATTCGGGCTGTTGGGTGAAACATGGTTGAGTTGTTCTTCGACCTTGCTGATGAGGTCGGGGCCGCTTTCTTGAAAATGACGGCTGAGCAGGTCATTCGGTTGGTAAGGCATTCAACGTCTCCTTCTGCACAGAGCCTGTAGCGCTGACGAACGGCGTCAGTGCCGCGCTGCAAAAAAACACAATCGGCAGTTCCTTTCCTGCCGCTGACAACTGATCGGGAATACTCTGAATCTAGACCCTTGCGCGTCTTCGTGCTGACTTGATCATGGCGCTGCAAAGTTCTGCATGGCAACCGCTTGTGGAATTTTGCGCCAAGGCGTCACCGCTCGTCCGAACGTGCGCCGGGCAGTAAACCCTCTGATTAACTAATGTACAGGCACTGGACGACAACTTCGCGTCAACAGATGTACGCAAGGCGCACGCTATTCAAGGATTTGTGGGTGGCAAGGAGGCGGGACACATGGTCAGAGTGATGCTGGAGATCGATACGCAGCTGTATCGGATGTTGAAGGCGTCAGCCGAGACTAACCAAGTGAGTCTCGAGGAGGAGTGTTGCCGAAGGTTGGCAGGCGGAGAACGCCGATCGCGTTATTTACAGGCGCTGGTGGCCGAATTGCGCGCCGAGGATGAACAGCGGCGCGCCAACTCACGATGATTACTTTTTCTTGGCAGGAGCGGCTTTCGGGCAATCGGCGTCCTGATAGCTGGCCGAACCGATGGCACGATTGGTCTTGACCTCGGTGAAGTCGTAACGCATCACGGCACCCTTGGCCATCAATTTGCGATAAGACGGGTTGTTGCACACCGAAGCACCCAACTGGAAGTACACGGCTTTAGGGTCCGCGCGCATTTTTTCGGCATGGCTGGCCTGCACGCTCAGGTGGTTGATCAGTGTGGTGCCTTCAACGGTGTAGCCCTGATCAAGAATGTCTTCATTGATTGCCCGTGGCGTGCCGACGCTGCTTTGGGCGGCGACGTTGCGCAGCTCTCTGTTTAGATTCTGCTCACTCAAGGACGCAGCCTGAGCGGTGAAGGACGACGCCAGCAGAATGGCAGCGGTGGGAACGATAAGGCGCAGCATGAAACTCTCCTGGTTCAGTGACTGGTGGTTCGACCAGCCACGT from Pseudomonas baetica includes the following:
- a CDS encoding LOG family protein is translated as MPYQPNDLLSRHFQESGPDLISKVEEQLNHVSPNSPNLPIYRDMILTVLRMAQEDHNRWNAKITLQALRELEQAFRVLEQFKGRRKVTVFGSARTPVEHPLYAMARELGAALTRSDMMVITGAGGGIMAAAHEGAGRDHSLGFNITLPFEQHANPTVGGTGNLLPFHFFFTRKLFFVKEADALVLCPGGFGTLDEALEVLTLIQTGKSPLVPVVLLDAPGGTFWQGAMDFIHQQLADNHYILPTDTKLMRLFYTVEEAVEQINQFYSNFHSSRWLKRQFVIRMNHKLSDQALEHMQEAFADLCLSDQFHQHAYAGEEHDEAQFSHLTRLAFAFNARNHGRLRELVDYINLPENWADSKPPTAQRSREPSKVI
- a CDS encoding PA3611 family quorum-sensing-regulated virulence factor; this translates as MLRLIVPTAAILLASSFTAQAASLSEQNLNRELRNVAAQSSVGTPRAINEDILDQGYTVEGTTLINHLSVQASHAEKMRADPKAVYFQLGASVCNNPSYRKLMAKGAVMRYDFTEVKTNRAIGSASYQDADCPKAAPAKKK